The Triplophysa rosa unplaced genomic scaffold, Trosa_1v2 scaffold29_ERROPOS3643519, whole genome shotgun sequence region GGAGGCATGTTTGTAGAACGATAAAAGGTCATCTAAACTCTGTGTGTGATCTGTCTGTGGTTGTGGATGTTGCATATGTTGGTATTGTGTACATGTGGGTATGTTAGAAGCATGCGCTGGGGTGGATATGTTATCCATGTCACTTTCTGTGTCCCTCTGGGACTCGGACCATTTAAAGGGAAGTTTTGCTTTGCCCTGCCCCTTCTCTGCAGCTCGGCTGTAATTGCCCTTTCTGTTATCTGTGAAATAAGCAGAAGGTGGAGCAAAGTCTGAATCACGCTCATCCCGACGGCGACTTGTCCACTGACCCCAGGAGAACTCTGGAAAAGAAAAGGTTTAATTGTACGACTTTAAACATAAcacaaaatgaaagtaaaactgAACAAATATTAAAGCAAATGACAAGAAAAAGAGGAATATCCAACAGGTTCTAGTTACCGAGGTTCACAATTAACCGCGCTAAAAAAGATCACGGTTAATTAATCGTAAAGGCTCCGTTACACCGCATGTTTCTGTTGCACAGAACGGAACTGTTGCAACTTACAATTACAATCAAGGCTGTAGCAGTGACAGTTGGGCTTTCAGTGCAACGTAAACAAACATAGCGGCATGTAAGTTAATGGAGTAGCACACCGGACAAGAAGCGTCGTGTCGAGGACAGCTCACAGGATGAGTACTTTCTGTATGCGCAagctcaaattcaaagtctactcctgaCGCAAGTTGAACCAATTTAACTTATTTGATGTTACTATTTAGCGAATAGGCTCTATATCACGTTGATAAATCCATTATAGTTTGTTGTAAACGAGAACAGTGATCCGTGCgcgctagctcttaaagggacagcagcataataaatatatgttttaatgccaccaaacaacaaaaaacgaagacaAAACAGACTCACTGATCAACTTTAATaactatttaataataataataatatgtacttatttttgttttttatttttaataaatttgcaaagctgtcaaaaatcagttttttgttttgtcattattgtgcatggagtgtagattaatgtaaaaaaaatcatttaaagttgtttaagataaggcagcagcataacaaaatgtgaataaaatgaagggggatgaatacttttgcaagccactgtatatttCAGTATACCGTGAAGACTATGAAgcgttattttacatttgactcctttattcAGTTTCTGTACCTAATAACCAGTTAGACCAACCTGAAACACCTAAAAAGCactgttaattttatttgtgtgtttgctttattatatttatttgtgctattcctcataatttgatcatttgttctaattttattactaactgattgactattattattaaagttagGCTAATAGTTTTATGGTATTATGAGCTTATTGCATAGGTAAAAATACAAACTAACAActagacattattatttatttatgacttTTTGTGGCGGGCAAGTAACATTTTTATCAGGGCcagtaaaaatgtagaaattaatGTATGCAGAATAATCGGCATAATCGTTCAACCGTGATTATTATTCAGACTATAATCATATCTACAAAATCTAGAATCGTTGCATCCCTAGTTTACGGTCGTGTAAACCCCAGATTACCTTTGCCTCTGTCCCACTCTCTGATGTGTGGAATGCCAGGTTGAGTGTCCTTCCTCTCCTGGATCTCCACCTCGACTTTCGCAACCTTCTCAGGTAGTGGAGGTCCGATTACAGCTTCATCATCATTGTCTTCATCATCAATCTCAGCACCACTGGCACCAGCTACAAGGGAGCAAAGATCAGCCAATGAGCCAAAAAACAACCACATgcacatgaacatgaacatttaAGAATGCATCACCAAAATAAGGTCACACATGCTCTGTATGCTTCATAACAAACAAAGATCATGCACCATTGCCTTCAACTTCTGGCTCCAGCTTGCCTTTCTTCATCCTCCTCATCCTTACTTTAGCTAGTCGAGCCTCAAGCAGAGCTTTTCTCTTCTCCTTAAGTTGCTCTCGTTTGCTGCGTTGATCTGTGGTCTTTGAGAAAAAGAGAATTCAGAAAAACATTCATGTAtactatttttgttttgtaaatatttattttgaagtaTACTGACCTGGTCTCTCAACATGTCAAGagtctctctctgttttctgCGTTGTTCTACATCCTGGGAAAAAGCAAAATAACCAACACCAAGCTCTCTGGCCTctgaaacagacagacacatgtTTTAAGTGAGATGCTATGCAGATTTGATTCAGCCATTGCTTAAACTCTCTCACAAGCAAGTATTAGCCATGTGTCCTGtgcatataaaaacgttttaGTGTATGTGTAGTGTGAGATCAAGCCTACTCAGCACCTTGCTCTCTGATATCCTCAAAGTGAATGGGCCCGACAGGTTTCTTCATCTgttcctcctcctctctctcccactCTTCTCTTTGCATTTCCTTCCTCATGTCCTCAGATAACAGAGTCCGGTCAGCTCCAGTCACCCTGCACACAATGACACACATTAGAAATTAGTTAAATAGGGAGGTGGTCTAGTAACTACTGCACCTATAAATAACAACATGGTCAGCCGATTTCAATTGCCTCTTGCTCTGGAGATCTTggtccattttctgaaaatctgGTAGATCTTTTCTCAGACATCTTCGGGAACGTCCTAAGGCATCAACATAGTCCACCCTTCGAGAAGGAGAACAAGTAAAGCTATAGAAATTCAAATGTAAATCTTGTTGTGTCTTCATGTGTACGATACATGTTTATGCATACCATTCCTCATCTGCATTCTGCGGGGGTGGAATTTGGATGTTCACCTCTGAGACCTGCTCATCTCTGTCTTCTGTTACATACGTTTCATTCCTCTGATTGATAATCTTTTGGGTAAAGTCCACTAGGTAAAGACTTTCAGTCTCCTCATCTAAAAAAGACATAATGCCTCGTTTGATAGCTTTCTGTTTATTGTCAGGCTAAATAATGTCTAATGGAGTGTTTCAATTAATAAAAGCTGTTTAATAAAAGATTTAAGGAATGCCTGCCAAAGCCAGCCACCCTATACCTGGGAAATCTCCCTTTGTCATCTGTTCATAAAGACGCGCCTTTTCTTGCAATTTCTGTCTGTGTACGAGAAAAATGCATCTGGTGAGCAGCAATAACAGACCTGcattttacataataaatatgtatatactgtatatacgttAACAGTGCCATATCTTCTGATATAATAATGATATACCTACTGTTACATAGTttaaaagaataaatacaaaataaatattgcgTTTTGTCATATCGTTTTACATAAACATAATGACTTTCATTGGTGTGGCATATAACTGTCGAAACAGTTGAGCTACCATAATGCGAAAATGACTTTCTGGGTTTCAGGAAAATACAGATATACATATCTATCAAACTACCTTAATAGTGCAGAACTTGTCTATTATTAGCATAATAAAACCTGTTTTATTGATCACTTACCTGGATTTAGATAAGGTGACTTCTTCCTCCGTGGTCTGCTGAACGTCCTTCTGCGCTCGCGCATTCACTCCTTCATTTTGTTTACTCCAGACATTTGGCTTCTGCGAACACACACGAccaatcaaacacaacacaacagtttttATGAAACAATACACTTATTACATGTAACTGCGCCTTACCTTAATTTTGGTCTTGGGCTTCTGTGCAGCTCCGGCATCTTGGCCAAGTCGGTCGTGCTTAAATTCCTCCTGTTTCCGATATAATTCTGCTTTCAAATCAACCAGCTGAAATGCAGAATAAAACTAAACGTTATCCAAAATGCTGAAAACGACCAAGCAATCACGATAATTTATCATTATTAAATGATAAACAACCACACAAGACAAGTTCACCAGCAAATTTCGTGCTAAGCTAACGTTAACTGCTTTCATCGTAAAAATCAAGCCAAATCTGTCAATCTCGCCCAGAACAACACCTTCACATACCAACTACTCACCGATGAAGCTGTAACATTATACTGTTTCTTCTTTTTATCCATATTCAACTTTAAATTCTTTAGTAATACATTCTAGATGTACAGAGTAAACCGATGTTCCAAACAATGTTATAAAACGGTGAGTCTGCCCTCTACTGTATTGGAGTTAACATCACAAGAAtattcattttgacctgaaaccAGGCATCACAATAGCTTGTTACACTTTTACGaatttgaaaacattacaaatcataatcatatataaattatacataaataatattaacacaatacaaaaccaatgtgtaaataaatacaaatggtTCATTCTGtgtcaaatcaaccaaatttGTAATATTTCTCTGGCtcgaattttgattttttttaaatatttttacagaagcaagaccaacaCCTGAAGTGATGAAAGCCAAAATATTAAAGGCCATGAGTACTGAGTATACCTCAGAGCTCTACTCTAACTCTAATATAGCCAACTAGAatttaaactgatgtggatcagagcagcatatatacaggtgctggtcatataattagaatatcatcaaaaagttgatttatttcactaattccattcaaaaagtgaaacttgtatattatattcattcattacacacagactgatatatttcaaatgtttatttcttttaatttgatgattataactgacaactaattaaaatcccaaattcagtatctcagaaaattagaatattacttaagaccaatacaaagaaaggatttttagaaatcttagccaactgaaaagtatgaagatgaaaagtatgagcatgtacagcactcaatacttagttggggctccttttgcctgaattactgcagcaatgcggcgtggcatggagtcgatcagtctgtggcactgctcaggtgttatgagaggccaggttgctctgatagtggccttcagctcttctgcattgtttggtctggcatatcgcatcttcctcttcacaataccccatagattttctatggggttaaggtcaggcgagtttgctggccaattaagaacagggataccatggtccttaaaccaggtactggtagctttggcactgtgtgcaggtgccaagtcctgttggaaaatgaaatctgcatctcaataaagttggtcagcagcaggaagcatcagaagcgtcttgcctgggctaaagacaaaaaggactggactgctgttgagtggtccaaagttatgttctctgatgaaagtaaattttgcatttcctttggaaatcagggtcccagagtctggatgAAGAGAGGATaagcacagaatccacgttgcttgaggtccagtgtaaagtttccacagtctgCCTTGTTCCAACATTTCAACCACCTTGTGGTGTGCATATATAGTCACTGGGTATCCCATAGTCAAAGTAGAAGCTTTCTCATAAGCATAATATACAGCAGCAAGTCCTTGATAACAAGGGGGATATCCCTGTGCTACACAATCCAGTTTTGTGCTATAAAAGGCAATGGGCTGTTTTCCTCTTCCCTTACAAGTTTCTTGCATCAACACTGCAGAAGCATATCCTTCTTTTCTATTGGCCACATACAAGTGAAAGGGTTTCATATAATCAGGGCTCGTCAGAGCTGGAGCACTTTGCAGTTCTCTTTTAATTGACTCAAATGCTATTGTTGCATCACTATTCCATGTAAGTGGGGCTCTCAAATTTTGCTGTCCTGCCTGCTTCATCAGGGCTCTCAATGGGGCAGTTTTTATTGCATAATCCTCTATCCAATCTGAGCTGAACCCAGTCATGCCCAGGAATGTCATCATATGACCAACAGTCTGTGGAAGTGGAACCTTGCTTATTCCCTCTAATTGGCTTTGTGATATTGCTTTGGTTTTATAAGCAATTATTCATCCCAAGTACTCTACTTGGGGAAGGCAATACTGTAACTTTGTCTTCGAGGCTTTGTGTCCTCCTTCagctaattttgttagaacCTTAATATAATCTCTGTGACATTGTTCAAGGGTAGGGGCACAAATTAACAAGTCATCAACATACTGCAGAAGAGTGCTATCCAATACCAGATCTTCCAAGTCAGCTTTTAACAGCTGATTGAATATATGAGGGCTATGGCGGAACCCTTGAGGGACCCTAGTATAGGATATCTGAGTCCCTTCGTATGTGAAGGCAAACAAGTGCCTGCTGCTCTCAGCCAATGGGATGCTGAAAAAGGCAGAACAAAGAtcaattactgtaaaatactttGCATCATGTGGCACATTTGTAAGCAGGGTGTGAGGATTCGGAACTTCTACTGGCCAATCTTCTACTATTTCATTGATTGCCCTTAAGTCATGTACCAAACACCATTTTGCCTTGTCTGCTTTGATAACAGGCAGTATAGGGGTGTTACAAGGACTAGGTGTTTTAAACAGCACTCCTGCTGTAATTAGTCCATCTATAGTTTCCCTGATGCCGtttattgcttcaggtttcaATGGGTATTGGTATTTGTTTGGCAACCTAGTTCCTGGTTTTGCTTTGATATCTATAGGGCTAGCAGATTTAATCAGCCCTACATCTGTGTCATGTTTTGACCATAATTGTTCAGGAACCAATTGCTCCATTTCTTTGAGAAGCTCAGTTTGTTTTATCTCTTTTTCTAGGATGGTTTCCAAATTCATTTTTCCttgaccattgacttccacctcTCTAGGAGTTCCTTGCATAATTGTGGCACATGCAATCTTCATAAATTGTTTA contains the following coding sequences:
- the ccdc174 gene encoding coiled-coil domain-containing protein 174 isoform X2; the encoded protein is MDKKKKQYNVTASSLVDLKAELYRKQEEFKHDRLGQDAGAAQKPKTKIKKPNVWSKQNEGVNARAQKDVQQTTEEEVTLSKSRQKLQEKARLYEQMTKGDFPDEETESLYLVDFTQKIINQRNETYVTEDRDEQVSEVNIQIPPPQNADEEWVDYVDALGRSRRCLRKDLPDFQKMDQDLQSKRVTGADRTLLSEDMRKEMQREEWEREEEEQMKKPVGPIHFEDIREQEARELGVGYFAFSQDVEQRRKQRETLDMLRDQTTDQRSKREQLKEKRKALLEARLAKVRMRRMKKGKLEPEVEAGASGAEIDDEDNDDEAVIGPPLPEKVAKVEVEIQERKDTQPGIPHIREWDRGKEFSWGQWTSRRRDERDSDFAPPSAYFTDNRKGNYSRAAEKGQGKAKLPFKWSESQRDTESDMDNISTPAHASNIPTCTQYQHMQHPQPQTDHTQSLDDLLSFYKHAS
- the ccdc174 gene encoding coiled-coil domain-containing protein 174 isoform X1 produces the protein MDKKKKQYNVTASSLVDLKAELYRKQEEFKHDRLGQDAGAAQKPKTKIKKPNVWSKQNEGVNARAQKDVQQTTEEEVTLSKSRQKLQEKARLYEQMTKGDFPDEETESLYLVDFTQKIINQRNETYVTEDRDEQVSEVNIQIPPPQNADEEWVDYVDALGRSRRCLRKDLPDFQKMDQDLQSKRVTGADRTLLSEDMRKEMQREEWEREEEEQMKKPVGPIHFEDIREQEARELGVGYFAFSQDVEQRRKQRETLDMLRDQTTDQRSKREQLKEKRKALLEARLAKVRMRRMKKGKLEPEVEGNAGASGAEIDDEDNDDEAVIGPPLPEKVAKVEVEIQERKDTQPGIPHIREWDRGKEFSWGQWTSRRRDERDSDFAPPSAYFTDNRKGNYSRAAEKGQGKAKLPFKWSESQRDTESDMDNISTPAHASNIPTCTQYQHMQHPQPQTDHTQSLDDLLSFYKHAS